The following coding sequences lie in one Capnocytophaga stomatis genomic window:
- the rplW gene encoding 50S ribosomal protein L23, translated as MSVLIRPVITEKANANSELKNCYTFEVSKQANKIQIKEAIEATYGVKVKEVRTLNYGPKRTTRYTKTGLQVGKTNSVKKAVVQVADGGTIDFYSNI; from the coding sequence ATGAGCGTATTAATTAGACCTGTAATTACAGAAAAAGCAAACGCAAATAGTGAATTAAAGAACTGCTATACATTCGAAGTTTCTAAACAAGCGAATAAAATTCAGATCAAAGAAGCTATTGAAGCCACTTATGGAGTTAAAGTTAAAGAGGTTCGTACTTTGAATTACGGACCTAAACGTACAACTCGTTATACAAAAACAGGTTTGCAAGTTGGGAAAACCAATTCTGTTAAAAAAGCGGTTGTTCAAGTGGCAGATGGAGGAACTATAGATTTTTATAGTAATATATAA